Proteins co-encoded in one Daphnia carinata strain CSIRO-1 chromosome 3, CSIRO_AGI_Dcar_HiC_V3, whole genome shotgun sequence genomic window:
- the LOC130685395 gene encoding regulating synaptic membrane exocytosis protein 2-like isoform X1 produces MAALGGSSLLSAAGVVGASASSSSSSSVAVHPSTISASVSAALSSSPAAAPLSRAQVVASPMPDLSHLTEDERRIIESVLMRQRREEEQETEIVRRQADEVLLLETAIRQRSEQQRKAGAELDATCQLCLKTKFADGLGHACHYCNVRCCARCGGKVALRSSKVIWVCILCRKKQELVVKTGKWILPSVPGSMQQQQQQQQQQQQSGFGSVGGGVSINDKRPRLERAVSYDRESSNVGVSAGFGHHHRTSSTSSVDPSPVLRSGSSLAGGQPSSALYQNPQQQQQQLQTQRGQLQRSGSLQSHGTSSWRNNVPPHQLPSDLMDNSPARGGGGPVGSGGVAEYGNLPQQQQQLIYPSSGRGSSVPLTAGMGSSSGQQQQQFRRGASSSSWSDYHGDNFDKPNPQQQQQFVQQQQLNSVHPRSNQSLVKVRSSSYDHGDYYQDDYGRGQRSDAGQRLGGGVSSVERSLPVRPQQQQHLRQQRHPTHQHHSHHHHHHHRQHQSSSEEELRSTSECTSCEDVEVESESVSEKERSLRPRPYDTVATMISRSSSTSAAPDADERGYMRNSGRDQYSMYRGGGGGGSVGRLGVGGGGTRAAEVAAAAADCSAQRRNFFQQRGQERRLPDAPSDGVIRSASLQHHPSMSSSSSMMAVSAAGTATLSSSTSAIGTNHIHSQRQYHSLNRSMSSSSGGCLATLPTSSSKSNLAASNNNNNTIRQLKKTVRFDADDEPAAATTPAATASSSAALPSRTLKANGLMRSESSLLASTADASWKGDNKTWDWLMKGHNTNSADHRHRHHHQDSRESAGRDSGVETLTSGEDVVVVSPRTSSTKYPTYDQHRPKHQHQLQKQQHPPAPQQQHPVTWQPNSDGTKMIGRMILMKNMAGIGVGGGGSGGGGGPSGVSGIGSSGNPSSASILGLKVVGGKRVDSGRLAAIVEKVKRGSVADTIGHLRPGDEVLEWNGYPLQGRTFEEVYDIICESRSDHEVEIIVSRPISDVGRPSSMGAQSGGSAGPGGHLGHHHTGYGSASGSIVGVGGGGAGSTRSGGSKVSSSQRDRPAVTVTSPASPDTLHPSWGKVQVKLWYDASTQQLSATIVGGFDLPPRPNGALRNPYAKLFLLPDKSEKSKRRTRALASTLEPRWNQTFLYSHLRRSELRSRFLEITVWDSDRLDTGRLIGEVVIDLGAAPLDGEADWYTLTSHEESVQILRRAGLQMSESATSPVGSVDHLSPPSTSSRLSDSEPDPSDPGDGEEGGGGGGGGSGGMGGGPLLPPSRHTRGALERSVRSDGASVSSMGSSSSPPLDSDYAEQRRSRTRTGTIVASDDKYLRGGGPILDRSRPRSHSAAPDEIGHDRGRLERTPSQRGSIFHDRAKSPRRVSEPGRRSLSPSEERLPDGSGRGGMYGGSGMPRMTSRSATATPTGSPKRRHLPQIPSALQQTSFARVRQDVEERARMLKLRMGQIPNSAYSVGGGGASGGVRSWRMYSGHSDNDLPPQRHSVTRGSSSGGHYSSKGSGMSRTSRSLSGAGPDGGKVLLSPDRESRERPGPERGGGGSGSGGAGGGDSDVESLVSFVSGTSALSTQSERPSAYVKRVGERREEMLTGELRDRGGQEVGPANSDGGRSGSSFRRNQLGRSLSQSDVPVTEKNDGSLSDTALNSSLLDCQLPDRTSSSWRRGASSSASSSGGLAHSSSASQPQQLYANKSEKGGLSKKSNSTSQLSATGRKRKMGFGRKDKNAFSVHRSEEVMPSTLRHLVRQSSSLSSNEGLGDGEAGEMMMRGTERSSSNSKTGGKGGGSSSSNKGGGSSNSNSRKTSPSPRRGLMSGAPSVESDGDGSRDKDGWVGLARLTAETAGSGPLADFVEGLGPGQLVGRQVLAAPALGDVQLALCDRKGRLEVEVIRARGLQARTGSKLLPAPYVKVYLVSGKRCLAKAKTATARRTLDPLYQQQLSFSILYQGCVLQVTVWGDYGRIEGRKVFMGVAQILLDDLDLSNIVIGWYKLFGTASLVSLPPPSSQPQQQQQQPQQSQQQQQQQQQQQQQQHLPRRSSQHSLDSVG; encoded by the exons ATGGCTGCCTTGGGTGGAAGCTCGTTGTTGAGTGCTGCCGGTGTCGTTGGTGCTTCTGCCagttcttcatcatcttcgtcTGTGGCCGTGCATCCTTCGACGATTAGCGCATCAGTGTCTGCCGCCTTGTCGTCGTCACCTGCTGCCGCCCCCCTCAGCCGAGCCCAAGTGGTCGCTTCGCCCATGCCCGATCTCTCCCACTTGACCGAGGACGAACGGAGGATTATCGAATCTGTTCTCATGCGACAACGTCGCGAAGAGGAACAAGAAACTGAAATTGTCAg ACGACAAGCGGACGAAGTGCTCCTGCTGGAGACGGCCATACGACAGCGAAGTGAACAACAGCGGAAGGCCGGCGCCGAGTTGGACGCTACCTGCCAGCTCTGCCTCAAGACCAAGTTCGCCGACGGATTGGGACACGCCTGCCATTACTGCAACGTCCGTTGCTGCGCCCGCTGCGGAGGCAAAGTCGCTCTCCGATCCTCAAAG GTGATATGGGTGTGCATCTTGTGCCGGAAGAAACAGGAGCTAGTGGTTAAAACGGGTAAATGGATACTACCTAGCGTGCCGGGATCgatgcaacaacagcaacaacaacaacaacaacaacaacagtctGGTTTCGGTAGTGTTGGCGGTGGTGTGTCGATCAACGACAAACGGCCACGACTCGAGAGGGCCGTCAGTTACGACAGGGAAAGTAGTAACGTTGGTGTCAGTGCTGGATTTGGACACCATCACAGGACTTCTTCCACTTCGTCTGTCGATCCATCTCCCGTTCTGCGAAGTGGTTCCAGTCTGGCTGGAGGGCAACCATCCAGTGCCCTGTACCAGAATccacagcaacaacaacaacagctgcAAACGCAACGAGGCCAACTTCAACGTTCCGGTAGTTTACAGAGTCATGGAACGAGTTCTTGGAGGAACAACGTTCCCCCTCACCAATTACCCTCCGATCTTATGGACAATTCTCCCGCTagag GAGGCGGTGGACCGGTAGGCAGCGGAGGCGTAGCGGAGTACGGAAATTTgccacagcagcagcagcaactgATTTATCCTTCTTCCGGAAGAGGTAGCAGCGTCCCTCTGACGGCCGGTATGGGCAGTAGTTCtggccagcaacagcagcagttcCGACGCGGAGCCAGTAGTAGCTCGTGGTCGGACTACCATGGTGACAATTTTGACAAACCCAATccgcaacagcaacagcagtttgttcagcaacaacaattgAATTCAGTTCATCCGCGCTCCAATCAGTCATTAGTGAAAGTGCGCAGCAGTAGCTACGATCACGGTGACTACTACCAGGACGATTACGGTCGTGGCCAACGCAGCGACGCTGGCCAACGGCTAGGCGGAGGTGTTTCATCCGTCGAACGGAGCCTTCCGGTTCGTccgcaacagcagcaacactTGCGCCAGCAGCGACATCCGACCCATCAGCATCACAGccaccaccatcatcatcaccaccgACAGCATCAATCGTCTTCCGAAGAGGAGCTTCGCTCCACGTCCGAGTGCACCAGCTGCGAGGATGTCGAAGTCGAGAGCGAATCCGTCAGCGAAAAAG AGAGGTCCCTGAGACCGCGGCCGTACGACACCGTCGCAACGATGATCAGCCGGAGTAGCAGCACGAGCGCAGCGCCGGACGCAGACGAAAGAGGATACATGAGAAATAGTGGAAGGGACCAATACAGCATGTACCgaggcggaggaggaggaggaagtgTTGGCAGACTAGGAGTAGGCGGAGGAGGAACAAGGGCGGCCGAAgtggcggcggcagcggcggaTTGTTCGGCTCAGCGGAGGAATTTCTTCCAGCAACGGGGACAAGAGAGACGCCTACCGGACGCCCCTTCCGACGGCGTTATCCGGAGTGCCTCGTTACAACATCACCCGTCGATGTCGTCATCGTCTTCGATGATGGCCGTGTCGGCCGCTGGAACGGCCACATTGTCATCGTCGACATCGGCCATTGGGACCAACCACATCCACAGCCAGCGCCAGTACCACAGTTTGAACCGGAGTATGAGTAGCAGTAGTGGCGGTTGCCTGGCCACCTTGCCGACCTCCTCTTCCAAATCGAACTTGGCcgccagcaacaacaacaacaacacgatcCGCCAACTGAAGAAAACTGTGCGTTTTGATGCTGACGATGAGCCAGCCGCTGCCACCACCCCTGCTGCGACTGCAAGTAGCAGTGCAGCTCTTCCGTCCAGGACGCTCAAGGCCAACGGCCTGATGAGATCCGAATCGTCGCTGCTGGCCAGCACGGCCGACGCCAGCTGGAAAGGCGACAACAAAACGTGGGATTGGCTCATGAAAGGTCACAACACGAACAGCGCTGACCATCGGCATCGGCATCACCATCAAGACTCTAGAGAATCCGCTGGTCGCGATTCTGGCGTCGAGACGCTAACGTCGGGCGAAGATGTCGTCGTCGTTTCTCCCCGCACCAGCAGCACCAAATATCCGACGTATGACCAACACAGACCCAAG catcaGCACCAACTGCAAAAGCAACAGCATCCGCCGGCGCCGCAACAGCAGCATCCAGTCACGTGGCAGCCGAACAGCGACGGCACCAAAATGATTGGCCGCATGATACTGATGAAAAACATGGCCGGCATAGGAGTGGGTGGAGGCGGCAGCGGAGGCGGCGGAGGCCCGTCAGGCGTTTCGGGCATCGGCAGTTCGGGCAATCCTTCATCGGCGTCCATCCTTGGCCTCAAGGTCGTCGGCGGCAAACGGGTCGACAGCGGCCGACTGGCCGCCATCGTCGAGAAGGTCAAGCGGGGCAGCGTTGCCGACACGATCGGCCACTTGCGGCCCG GTGACGAGGTGCTGGAATGGAACGGCTATCCGCTGCAAGGACGGACGTTTGAGGAAGTGTATGACATCATTTGCGAGTCGCGTTCCGATCACGAAGTGGAGATCATCGTCAGCCGACCCATCAGTGACGTTGGCCGCCCCAGTTCAATGGGAGCACAGTCAGGCGGGTCTGCCGGACCGGGTGGCCATCTCGGTCACCATCACACCGGCTACGGTTCGGCTTCCGGCTCGATAGTGGGTGTCGGAGGCGGTGGGGCCGGCAGTACACGCAGCGGCGGCAGTAAGGTCAGTAGCAGCCAAAGGGATCGGCCGGCCGTCACCGTCACGTCGCCCGCCTCTCCGGACACTCTCCACCCGTCCTGGGGCAAAGTTCAGGTGAAATTGTGGTACGACGCATCGACCCAGCAACTGTCGGCCACGATCGTTGGCGGTTTCGACCTTCCGCCTCGGCCCAACGGCGCCCTGCGCAATCCTTACGCCAAACTCTTCCTACTGCCTGATAAAAG TGAAAAGTCGAAGCGTCGCACGAGGGCCTTAGCGTCGACGCTTGAACCGCGCTGGAACCAGACCTTCCTCTACTCGCATCTGCGCCGCTCCGAGCTGCGCTCGCGCTTCCTGGAGATCACAGTCTGGGATAGCGATCGATTAGACACTGGACGCCTTATTGGAGAA GTGGTGATTGATCTTGGCGCTGCACCGCTGGACGGTGAAGCAGACTGGTACACGCTGACTTCGCACGAAGAATCCGTTCAAATTCTC AGGCGGGCGGGATTGCAGATGTCCGAGTCGGCCACGTCGCCTGTAGGCTCTGTGGACCATTTGTCGCCGCCTTCGACCTCGTCGCGTCTCTCCGACTCGGAGCCCGACCCGTCGGATCCGGGCGACGGGGAGGAAGGCGGTGGCGGTGGAGGCGGTGGCAGCGGCGGAATGGGTGGCGGCCCACTTCTGCCTCCTTCACGTCACACCAGAGGAGCTCTTGAGCGCAGTGTCCGCAGTGACGGAGCCTCAGTCAGCAGCATGGGCAGCAGTTCCAG TCCGCCTTTGGACAGTGACTACGCGGAACAGCGTCGGAGTCGGACCAGAACGGGCACCATCGTGGCCTCCGATGACAAATACCTTCGAGGTGGAGGACCCATTCTCGATCGGTCTCGACCTCGGTCTCATTCGGCAGCTCCGGATGAGATCGGTCACGATCGTGGCCGGCTCGAAAGGACTCCAAGCCAACGGGGCAG TATCTTCCACGACCGAGCCAAGAGTCCACGCCGAGTCTCCGAACCGGGCCGTCGAAGTTTATCGCCGTCTGAAGAACG GTTGCCGGATGGGTCCGGTCGTGGTGGAATGTACGGCGGCTCCGGCATGCCAAGAATGACCTCACGTTCGGCGACGGCTACCCCAACAGGATCCCCGAAACGGCGGCATCTACCGCAAATCCCGTCAGCCCTCCAACAAACCTCTTTCGCCAGGGTCAGACAG GATGTGGAAGAAAGGGCGCGAATGCTCAAATTGCGAATGGGTCAAATTCCCAACTCTGCCTACTCCGTCGGCGGAGGTGGCGCAAGTGGTGGGGTCCGATCATGGAGGATGTACAGTGGCCACAGTGATAACGACTTGCCACCGCAACGTCACAGCGTCACAAGAGGTTCGTCGTCGGGCGGTCATTATTCCAGCAAAGGAAGCGGAATGAGCCGGACCAGCCGGTCTCTGTCGGGAGCCGGACCTGATGGTGGCAAGGTTCTCCTGTCACCGGACCGCGAGAGCAGAGAGAGGCCTGGACCTGAACGCGGTGGCGGCGGAAGTGGCAGCGGCGGTGCGGGAGGCGGCGACAGTGACGTCGAGAGCCTGGTCAGTTTCGTGAGTGGCACCAGTGCCTTATCCACCCAGTCTGAACGACCATCTGCATACGTCAAACGTGTCGG AGAGCGCCGAGAGGAGATGCTGACGGGCGAGCTGAGGGATCGTGGAGGCCAGGAAGTCGGGCCAGCCAACAGCGACGGCGGTCGCAGCGGGAGCAGCTTCCGACGGAACCAATTAGGCCGCTCCCTATCGCAAAGTGACGTTCCGGTCACGGAAAAAAACG ACGGTAGCCTAAGTGACACGGCCTTGAATAGCAGCTTACTGGACTGCCAATTGCCCGATCGTACGTCGTCGTCTTGGCGACGAGGTGCTTCCTCATCGGCCTCCTCTTCCGGTGGGCTGGCGCACAGCAGCAGTGCGTCGCAACCGCAGCAACTCTACGCCAACAAATCGGAAAAAGGCGGCCTTTCGAAAAAGAGCAACTCCACGTCTCAATTGTCAGCCACAg GTCGGAAGCGCAAAATGGGCTTCGGTCGGAAGGACAAAAACGCCTTCAGCGTCCACCGGTCGGAAGAGGTGATGCCCAGCACTCTGCGTCACCTGGTGAGGCAGAGCAGCAGTTTGAGCAGCAACGAGGGCTTGGGCGATGGCGAAGCGGGTGAAATGATGATGAGAGGGACCGAACGAAgtagcagcaacagcaaaacaGGAGGCAAAGGAGGTGGAAGCTCCTCCAGTAATAAAGGAGGAGGTTCATCCAACTCCAACAGCAGGAAAACGTCGCCAAGCCCTCGACGAGGGCTCATGTCGGGCGCACCCTCCGTCGAGTCTGACGGCGACGGCTCACGTGATAAAGACGG atggGTGGGCTTAGCTCGGCTAACGGCCGAAACGGCTGGAAGCGGACCACTGGCCGATTTCGTCGAAGGTTTAGGTCCCGGCCAGCTAGTTGGCCGGCAAGTTTTGGCCGCACCGGCCTTAGGTGATGTCCAACTCGCATTATGTGATCGCAAAGGGCGGCTGGAAGTCGAAGTCATCCGGGCGCGCGGTCTACAAGCCCGCACTGGGTCCAAACTGCTACCAG CTCCATATGTGAAAGTGTACCTGGTGAGCGGTAAACGTTGTCTAGCTAAAGCTAAAACAGCCACGGCTCGACGGACACTGGATCCGCTTTACCAACAGCAGCTTTCATTTAGTATTCTTTATCAAGGATGTGTTCTACAG GTGACGGTGTGGGGTGATTACGGACGGATCGAGGGCCGTAAGGTGTTCATGGGCGTGGCTCAGATATTGCTGGACGATTTGGACTTGTCCAACATTGTCATCGGCTGGTACAAACTCTTCGGGACGGCGTCTTTAGTTAGTCTGCCGCCACCTTCATCACAGccacagcagcaacaacagcaacctCAGCAatcgcaacaacaacagcaacagcagcagcagcaacaacagcagcagcacttGCCGCGGCGAAGTTCACAACACAGCCTCGATTCCGTCGGTTGA